From a region of the Triticum aestivum cultivar Chinese Spring chromosome 7D, IWGSC CS RefSeq v2.1, whole genome shotgun sequence genome:
- the LOC123167688 gene encoding fasciclin-like arabinogalactan protein 3 isoform X1: MAPPKLSLLVLLVLLLPAAGSAGANDVAADAPPGGGGGGFNVSEILAKFPELTLFNYLISKTRVAKEINSRNSVTVLAPVNADVDWLLRRSARLPRAALLELLSVHVVLDYYDAAKLAALPRGRGAKPVVATTLYQTFGPANGDKSGFLTITPAPDGGAVFASAAPGAIVNATFKKAVTARPYNISVLQISNFVVPPGVITKPRAPPPPKMMSSVSAVAPSPAPVRSPSASPSPSSLPCPPVTMPIEEPMEETPAPAPAPSQGYALQAMMGWWSGAGVALGMACVLAHL; encoded by the coding sequence ATGGCGCCCCCGAAGCTCTCCTTGCTggtgctcctcgtcctcctcctgccgGCGGCCGGCAGCGCCGGCGCCAACGACGTCGCCGCCGACGCGCccccgggcggcgggggcggcggcttcAACGTCTCGGAGATCCTGGCCAAGTTCCCGGAGCTCACCCTGTTCAACTACCTCATCAGCAAGACGCGCGTGGCCAAGGAAATCAACAGCCGCAACTCCGTCACCGTGCTCGCCCCCGTCAACGCCGACGTCGACTGGCTGCTCCGCCGCAGCGCGCGcctgccccgcgccgccctcctcgaGCTCCTCTCCGTCCACGTCGTCCTCGACTACTACGACGCCGCCAAGCTGGCCGCCCTGCCCCGCGGCCGCGGCGCCAAGCCCGTCGTCGCCACCACGCTCTACCAGACCTTCGGCCCCGCCAACGGCGACAAGTCCGGCTTCCTCACCATCACCCCCGCGCCCGACGGCGGCGCCGTCTTCGCCTCCGCGGCCCCCGGCGCGATCGTCAACGCCACCTTCAAGAAGGCCGTCACCGCCAGGCCCTACAACATCTCCGTCCTCCAGATCAGCAACTTCGTCGTGCCGCCCGGGGTCATCACCAaaccgcgcgccccgccgccgcccaagATGATGAGCTCCGTGTCGGCCGTCGCGCCCAGCCCCGCGCCGGTGAGGTCCCCGTCggcgtcgccgtccccgtcgtcgctcCCGTGCCCGCCCGTGACCATGCCCATTGAGGAGCCCATGGAGGAGACCCCGGCGCCCGCGCCGGCGCCGTCGCAGGGCTACGCGCTGCAGGCGATGATGGGCTGGTGGTCCGGCGCCGGCGTGGCGCTGGGGATGGCGTGCGTGCTGGCGCACTTGTAG
- the LOC123168768 gene encoding probable small nuclear ribonucleoprotein F encodes MATVPVNPKPFLLNLTGKTVIVKLKWGMEYKGYLVSVDSYMNLQLSGTEEYIDGQCSGNLGDILIRCNNVMYLRGVPEEDTDIPDAA; translated from the exons ATGGCG ACTGTGCCAGTTAACCCCAAGCCGTTCTTACTAAACTTAACAGGGAAGACGGTCATCGTCAAGCTGAAATGGGGCATGGAGTATAAAG GATATCTTGTTTCAGTGGACTCCTACATGAATCTGCAG CTAAGTGGTACTGAGGAATACATTGATGGGCAATGCTCTGGGAATTTGGGAGACATACTGATAAG ATGCAACAATGTGATGTACCTCCGAGGTGTTCCAGAGGAGGACACGGACATTCCAGATGCGGCCTGA
- the LOC123167688 gene encoding fasciclin-like arabinogalactan protein 14 isoform X2, which yields MAPPKLSLLVLLVLLLPAAGSAGANDVAADAPPGGGGGGFNVSEILAKFPELTLFNYLISKTRVAKEINSRNSVTVLAPVNADVDWLLRRSARLPRAALLELLSVHVVLDYYDAAKLAALPRGRGAKPVVATTLYQTFGPANGDKSGFLTITPAPDGGAVFASAAPGAIVNATFKKAVTARPYNISVLQISNFVVPPGVITKPRAPPPPKMMSSVSAVAPSPAPVRSPSASPSPSSLPCPPVTMPIEEPMEETPAWRWGWRACWRTCRSQIR from the exons ATGGCGCCCCCGAAGCTCTCCTTGCTggtgctcctcgtcctcctcctgccgGCGGCCGGCAGCGCCGGCGCCAACGACGTCGCCGCCGACGCGCccccgggcggcgggggcggcggcttcAACGTCTCGGAGATCCTGGCCAAGTTCCCGGAGCTCACCCTGTTCAACTACCTCATCAGCAAGACGCGCGTGGCCAAGGAAATCAACAGCCGCAACTCCGTCACCGTGCTCGCCCCCGTCAACGCCGACGTCGACTGGCTGCTCCGCCGCAGCGCGCGcctgccccgcgccgccctcctcgaGCTCCTCTCCGTCCACGTCGTCCTCGACTACTACGACGCCGCCAAGCTGGCCGCCCTGCCCCGCGGCCGCGGCGCCAAGCCCGTCGTCGCCACCACGCTCTACCAGACCTTCGGCCCCGCCAACGGCGACAAGTCCGGCTTCCTCACCATCACCCCCGCGCCCGACGGCGGCGCCGTCTTCGCCTCCGCGGCCCCCGGCGCGATCGTCAACGCCACCTTCAAGAAGGCCGTCACCGCCAGGCCCTACAACATCTCCGTCCTCCAGATCAGCAACTTCGTCGTGCCGCCCGGGGTCATCACCAaaccgcgcgccccgccgccgcccaagATGATGAGCTCCGTGTCGGCCGTCGCGCCCAGCCCCGCGCCGGTGAGGTCCCCGTCggcgtcgccgtccccgtcgtcgctcCCGTGCCCGCCCGTGACCATGCCCATTGAGGAGCCCATGGAGGAGACCCCGGCG TGGCGCTGGGGATGGCGTGCGTGCTGGCGCACTTGTAGGTCGCAGATTAGATGA